From Oryctolagus cuniculus chromosome 17, mOryCun1.1, whole genome shotgun sequence, a single genomic window includes:
- the PSME3 gene encoding proteasome activator complex subunit 3 isoform X2 yields MASLLKVDQEVKLKVDSFRERITSEAEDLVANFFPKKLLELDSFLKEPILNIHDLTQIHSDMNLPVPDPILLTNSHDGLDGPTYKKRRLDECDEAFQGTKVFVMPNGMLKSNQQLVDIIEKVKPEIRLLIEKCNTVKMWVQLLIPRIEDGNNFGVSIQEETVAELRTVESEAASYLDQISRYYITRAKLVSKIAKYPHVEDYRRTVTEIDEKEYISLRLIISELRNQYVTLHDMILKNIEKIKRPRSSNAETLY; encoded by the exons ATGGCCTCGTTGCTGAAGGTGGATCAGGAAGTGAAGCTCAAG GTTGATTCTTTCAGGGAGCGGATCACAAGTGAG GCAGAAGACTTGGTGgcaaattttttcccaaagaagttGTTAGAACTTGATAGTTTTTTGAAG GAACCAATCCTAAACATCCATGACCTAACTCAGATCCACTCGGACATGAATCTCCCGGTCCCTGACCCCATTCTGCTCACCAATAGCCACGATGGACTGGATGGT CCCACTTACAAGAAGCGAAGATTGGATGAGTGTGACGAGGCCTTCCAAG GAACCAAGGTGTTTGTGATGCCCAATGGGATGCTAAAAAGCAACCAGCAGCTGGTCGACATTATTGAGAAAGTGAAACCTGAGATCCGGCTGCTGATCGAGAAATGTAACACG GTGAAAATGTGGGTACAGCTCCTGATTCCCCGGATAGAAGATGGGAACAACTTTGGAGTGTCCATTCAG gagGAGACAGTTGCAGAACTAAGAACCGTTGAGAGTGAAGCTGCATCTTATCTGGACCAGATTTCTAG ATATTATATTACAAGAGCCAAATTGGTTTCTAAAATAGCTAAATATCCCCATGTG GAGGACTACCGCCGCACCGTGACGGAGATTGATGAGAAAGAATACATCAGCCTTCGGCTTATCATATCAGAGCTGAGGAACCAATAT GTCACTCTGCATGACATGATCCTCAAAAATATTGAGAAGATCAAACGGCCCCGGAGCAGCAATGCAGAGACGCTGTactga
- the PSME3 gene encoding proteasome activator complex subunit 3 isoform X1, with product MEKWILKKIKYLQSGGLSASHYNRQVDSFRERITSEAEDLVANFFPKKLLELDSFLKEPILNIHDLTQIHSDMNLPVPDPILLTNSHDGLDGPTYKKRRLDECDEAFQGTKVFVMPNGMLKSNQQLVDIIEKVKPEIRLLIEKCNTVKMWVQLLIPRIEDGNNFGVSIQEETVAELRTVESEAASYLDQISRYYITRAKLVSKIAKYPHVEDYRRTVTEIDEKEYISLRLIISELRNQYVTLHDMILKNIEKIKRPRSSNAETLY from the exons ATGGAGAAATGgatcctcaaaaaaataaagtatttgcaGTCTGGGGGCCTCTCAGCTTCTCATTACAATCGCCAG GTTGATTCTTTCAGGGAGCGGATCACAAGTGAG GCAGAAGACTTGGTGgcaaattttttcccaaagaagttGTTAGAACTTGATAGTTTTTTGAAG GAACCAATCCTAAACATCCATGACCTAACTCAGATCCACTCGGACATGAATCTCCCGGTCCCTGACCCCATTCTGCTCACCAATAGCCACGATGGACTGGATGGT CCCACTTACAAGAAGCGAAGATTGGATGAGTGTGACGAGGCCTTCCAAG GAACCAAGGTGTTTGTGATGCCCAATGGGATGCTAAAAAGCAACCAGCAGCTGGTCGACATTATTGAGAAAGTGAAACCTGAGATCCGGCTGCTGATCGAGAAATGTAACACG GTGAAAATGTGGGTACAGCTCCTGATTCCCCGGATAGAAGATGGGAACAACTTTGGAGTGTCCATTCAG gagGAGACAGTTGCAGAACTAAGAACCGTTGAGAGTGAAGCTGCATCTTATCTGGACCAGATTTCTAG ATATTATATTACAAGAGCCAAATTGGTTTCTAAAATAGCTAAATATCCCCATGTG GAGGACTACCGCCGCACCGTGACGGAGATTGATGAGAAAGAATACATCAGCCTTCGGCTTATCATATCAGAGCTGAGGAACCAATAT GTCACTCTGCATGACATGATCCTCAAAAATATTGAGAAGATCAAACGGCCCCGGAGCAGCAATGCAGAGACGCTGTactga
- the AOC3 gene encoding amine oxidase [copper-containing] 3, protein MNQKTTLVLLALAVITIFALVCVLLVGRSANGGEPNQPPHCPSASPSAQSWTHAGQSQLFADLSPEELAAVMSFLTQQLGPGLVDAAQAQPSDNCVFSVELQLPPKAAALAHLDRGGPAPAREALAIVFFGAQPQPNVSELLVGPLPHPSYMRDVTVERHGGPLPYYRRPVLTREYLDIDDMIFDRELPRVAGLLHHCCFYKSGARNLAVLTAAPRGLQSGDRATWFGLYYNIVGAGFFLNPVGLELLVDHKALDPARWRIRKVFYQGRYYESLAQLEERFEAGQVNVVLIPNNGTGGWWSLKLQVPPGLAPPLQFHPQGPRFSVQGTRVASSLWTFSFGLGAFSGPRVFDVRFKGERLAYEISLQEAVTIYGGNSPAAMLTRYLDGGFGMGKYATPLTRGVDCPSLATYVDWHFLLESQTPKTVRDAFCVFEQNQGLPLRRHHSDIHSHYFGGVVETVLIFRSVSTLFNYDYVWDMMFHPNGAVEVKFHATGYISSSFFFGAARTFGNQVGAHTLGTVHTHSAHFKVDLDVAGLENWVWAEDMAFVPTPVPWHPEHQMQRLQVTRRRLETEEQAAFPLGGATPRYLYLASNQSNKWGHARGYRIQPVSFSGEPLPRSSSVERAFSWGRYQLAVTRRKEQEPRSSSVFNQNDPWAPTVDFASFINNETVTGEDLVAWVTAGFLHIPHAEDIPNTVTVANGVGFFLRPYNFFDEDPSFYSADAIYFQGDQDAGACELNPLACLPRVAACAPELPAFSHGGFAHN, encoded by the exons ATGAACCAGAAGACCACACTAGTGCTGCTTGCTCTGGCTGTCATCACCATCTTTGCCTTGGTTTGTGTCCTGCTGGTAGGCAGGAGTGCAAATGGGGGTGAACCCAACCAGCCACCGCATTGCCCCTCGGCGTCCCCCAGCGCCCAGAGCTGGACACACGCTGGCCAGAGCCAGCTGTTTGCAGACCTGAGCCCAGAGGAGCTGGCAGCTGTCATGAGCTTCCTGacccagcagctggggccagggctggtggacgcggcccaggcccagccctcagACAACTGCGTCTTCTCGGTGGAGCTGCAGCTGCCCCCCAAGGCTGCGGCCCTGGCCCACCTGGACAGAGGAGGCCCCGCACCCGCCCGGGAGGCGCTGGCCATCGTCTTCTTTGGCGCACAGCCCCAGCCCAACGTGAGTGAGCTGCTGGTGGGGCCGCTGCCTCACCCTAGCTACATGCGGGACGTGACGGTGGAGCGGCACGGGGGCCCCCTGCCCTACTACCGGCGCCCCGTGCTGACCCGAGAGTACCTGGACATAGACGACATGATCTTCGACAGAGAGCTGCCCCGCGTCGCCGGGCTCCTGCACCACTGCTGCTTCTACAAATCGGGGGCACGCAACCTGGCAGTGCTGACGGCAGCCCCCCGGGGCCTGCAGTCCGGGGACCGGGCCACCTGGTTTGGCCTCTACTACAACATCGTGGGGGCTGGATTCTTCCTGAACcctgtggggctggagctgctggTCGACCACAAGGCCCTGGACCCTGCCCGCTGGCGCATCCGGAAGGTGTTCTATCAAGGCCGCTACTAtgagagcctggcccagctggaggAGCGGTTTGAGGCCGGCCAGGTGAACGTGGTGCTGATCCCAAACAACGGGACAGGTGGGTGGTGGTCGCTGAAGCTCCAGGTGCCCCCAGGCCTGGCGCCGCCTCTGCAGTTCCACCCCCAGGGCCCTCGCTTCAGCGTCCAGGGCACCCGCGTGGCCTCCTCCCTGTGGACCTTCTCCTTCGGCCTGGGAGCTTTCAGCGGCCCACGGGTCTTCGATGTGCGCTTCAAGGGGGAGCGGCTGGCCTATGAGATCAGCCTCCAAGAAGCCGTGACCATCTATGGTGGAAATTCCCCAGCTGCAATGCTGACCCGCTATCTGGATGGTGGCTTTGGCATGGGCAAATATGCCACACCACTGACCCGTGGCGTGGACTGCCCGTCCCTGGCCACCTATGTGGACTGGCACTTCCTCTTGGAGTCCCAGACCCCCAAGACGGTGCGTGATGCCTTCTGTGTGTTTGAACAGAACCAGGGCCTGCCCTTGCGGCGCCACCACTCGGACATCCACTCCCACTATTTTGGGGGCGTCGTGGAGACAGTGCTGATCTTCAGGTCTGTGTCTACCTTGTTCAACTACGACTATGTGTGGGACATGATGTTCCACCCCAACGGGGCCGTGGAGGTCAAATTCCACGCCACCGGCTACATCAGCTCATCCTTTTTCTTTGGTGCTGCCCGAACGTTTGGGAACCAAGTCGGGGCGCACACGCTGGGCACGGTCCACACCCACAGCGCCCACTTCAAGGTGGATCTGGACGTAGCAG GACTGGAGAACTGGGTCTGGGCGGAGGACATGGCCTTTGTCCCCACGCCTGTGCCCTGGCACCCTGAGCACCAGATGCAGAGGCTGCAGGTGACCCGGAGACGGCTGGAGACGGAGGAGCAGGCTGCCTTCCCCCTGGGGGGCGCCACCCCTCGCTACCTGTACCTGGCCAGCAACCAGAGCAACAAGTGGGGTCACGCCCGGGGCTACCGCATCCAGCCGGTCAGCTTTTCTGGGGAGCCGCTGCCCCGGAGCAGCTCCGTGGAGAGAGCCTTCAGCTGGGGGAG GTACCAGCTGGCCGTGACCCGGCGGAAGGAGCAGGAGCCCCGCAGCAGCAGTGTCTTCAATCAGAATGACCCTTGGGCGCCCACCGTGGACTTCGCGAGCTTCATCAATAACGAGACTGTCACCGGAGAG gaCTTGGTGGCCTGGGTGACAGCTGGCTTTCTGCACATCCCGCACGCAGAGGACATTCCCAACACGGTGACGGTGGCCAACGGCGTGGGCTTCTTCCTGCGACCCTACAACTTCTTTGACGAAGACCCCTCCTTCTACTCTGCCGACGCCATCTACTTCCAGGGGGACCAGGACGCTGGGGCCTGTGAGCTCAACCCCCTGGCTTGCCTGCCCCGGGTTGCTGCCTGTGCCCCCGAGCTCCCTGCCTTCTCCCATGGGGGCTTCGCTCACAACTAG
- the AOC2 gene encoding amine oxidase [copper-containing] 2 isoform X2, whose product MQSPACPVEALAAFRGVVVKRTKRVCEREGCDVNAELSSERNGTPTGCRTIGRQKCAPFKQMGGLKNWVLAEDVVFKPVAAPWSPEYQLQRPQLTRQVLGREDLAAFSWGSPLPRYLYLASNQTNAWGHQRGYRIQIHSPLGIHVPLESAMERALSWGRYQLAVTRRKEEEPWSSSIYHQNDIWTPTVAFADFIDNETLLGEDLVAWVTASFLHIPHAEDVPNTVTVGNGVGFLLRPYNFFDEDPSIFSPSSVFFERGQDAGLCRVNLAACAPHRAACAPDLPTFSYRGF is encoded by the exons ATGCAGAGTCCTGCCTGCCCAGTAGAGGCGCTAGCAGCCTTCAGAGGGGTTGTGGTTAAAAGAACTAAACGGGTCTGCGAGAGGGAAGGTTGTGATGTAAACGCTGAGTTGAGTTCTGAACGCAATGGAACTCCAACGGGCTGCAGGACAATTGGAAGACAGAAATGTGCACCCTTTAAACAGATGGGAG GGCTGAAAAACTGGGTGCTAGCTGAAGACGTGGTGTTTAAGCCTGTGgcagctccctggagccctgaGTACCAGCTGCAGCGCCCACAGCTGACGCGGCAGGTCCTGGGAAGGGAGGACCTGGCGGCTTTTTCCTGGGGAAGCCCCCTTCCCCGCTACCTGTACCTGGCTAGCAACCAGACTAATGCCTGGGGTCACCAGCGGGGGTACCGAATCCAGATCCACAGCCCCCTCGGCATACACGTGCCCCTGGAGAGTGCCATGGAGAGGGCCCTCAGctgggggag ATACCAGCTTGCGGTGACccgaaggaaggaggaggagcctTGGAGCAGCAGCATCTATCACCAGAATGACATCTGGACGCCCACCGTGGCTTTCGCCGACTTCATCGACAACGAGACCCTCTTAGGAGAG GATCTGGTGGCTTGGGTGACAGCCAGCTTCCTGCATATTCCCCACGCGGAGGATGTCCCCAACACCGTGACCGTGGGGAACGGGGTGGGCTTCTTGCTCCGACCCTATAACTTCTTCGATGAGGACCCCTCGATCTTCTCCCCCAGCAGTGTATTCTTTGAGAGGGGCCAGGATGCCGGGCTTTGCCGTGTCAACCTGGCAGCCTGCGCCCCGCACCGGGCGGCCTGTGCCCCAGACTTGCCCACCTTCTCTTACCGCGGCTTCTAG
- the AOC2 gene encoding amine oxidase [copper-containing] 2 isoform X1 — MNVKVVLVFLALSLVTIFALAYVLLTSQGGSSQPPRCPSVSPSAQSWTHPGQNQLFADLSPEELAAVMSFLTQQLGPGLVDAAQAQPSDNCVFSVELQLPPKAAALAHLDRGGPAPAREALAIVFFGAQPQPNVSELLVGPLPHPSYMRDVTVERHGGPLPYHRRPMLRTEFAQMWRHLKEEEFPKAPIFLASVLNYNGSTLAALHATPSGLRSEGDRATWIALYHNISGLGIFLHPVGLELLLDHRALDPVHWSVQQVFYLGHYYADLGQLEWEFKAGRLEVIRVPLPPPGGASSLRPRVPPGPLPILRFSPQGAQYSVQGSLVVSPLWAFTFGHGVFSGLRIFDVRFRGERIAYEVSVQECLTLYGADSPKTMTTRYLDSSYGLGHNSRGLVRGVDCPYQATMVDIHILMGKGTAQLLPGAVCIFEEAQGLPLRRHHNYIGSHFYGGLASSALVVRSVSTVGNYDYIWDFVLYPNGALEGRVHATGYINTAFLSGGAESLLFGNRVGERVLGAVHTHAFHFKLDLDVAGLKNWVLAEDVVFKPVAAPWSPEYQLQRPQLTRQVLGREDLAAFSWGSPLPRYLYLASNQTNAWGHQRGYRIQIHSPLGIHVPLESAMERALSWGRYQLAVTRRKEEEPWSSSIYHQNDIWTPTVAFADFIDNETLLGEDLVAWVTASFLHIPHAEDVPNTVTVGNGVGFLLRPYNFFDEDPSIFSPSSVFFERGQDAGLCRVNLAACAPHRAACAPDLPTFSYRGF, encoded by the exons ATGAATGTCAAGGTGGTCCTGGTgttcctggctctgtcccttGTTACCATCTTTGCCCTCGCCTATGTCCTGCTGACCAGCCAAGGTGGTTCCAGCCAGCCTCCTCGCTGCCCCTCGGTGTCCCCCAGCGCCCAGAGCTGGACACACCCCGGCCAGAACCAGCTGTTTGCAGACCTGAGCCCAGAGGAGCTGGCAGCTGTCATGAGCTTCCTGacccagcagctggggccagggctggtggacgcggcccaggcccagccctcagACAACTGCGTCTTCTCGGTGGAGCTGCAGCTGCCCCCCAAGGCTGCGGCCCTGGCCCACCTGGACAGAGGAGGCCCCGCACCCGCCCGGGAGGCGCTGGCCATCGTCTTCTTTGGCGCACAGCCCCAGCCCAACGTGAGTGAGCTGCTGGTGGGGCCGCTGCCTCACCCTAGCTACATGCGGGACGTGACGGTGGAGCGGCACGGGGGCCCCCTGCCCTACCACCGGCGCCCCATGCTAAGAACTGAGTTTGCCCAGATGTGGAGGCATTTGAAAGAGGAGGAGTTTCCCAAGGCACCCatcttcctggcttctgtcttgaaCTACAATGGCTCCACTCTAGCGGCTCTGCATGCCACCCCCAGTGGTTTGCGCTCAGAAGGGGACCGAGCGACGTGGATAGCCCTCTACCATAACATCTCAGGTCTTGGTATTTTCCTTCATCCTGTGGGGCTGGAGCTTCTGCTGGACCACAGAGCCCTGGACCCTGTCCACTGGTCTGTCCAGCAGGTCTTCTACCTTGGGCACTACTATGCAGACTTGGGCCAGTTGGAATGGGAGTTTAAAGCTGGCCGGCTGGAAGTGATTAGAGTCCCTCTACCCCCACCAGGTGGGGCTTCATCGCTGAGACCCCGGGTGCCCCCAGGACCTCTCCCCATACTTCGTTTCTCACCCCAGGGTGCCCAGTACAGCGTACAAGGGAGCCTGGTGGTATCTCCCCTCTGGGCGTTTACCTTCGGTCACGGGGTGTTCAGTGGCCTGAGGATTTTTGACGTTCGGTTCAGGGGTGAGCGCATAGCGTATGAAGTGAGTGTGCAGGAGTGTCTGACTCTGTATGGTGCTGACTCGCCCAAGACAATGACGACGCGCTACTTGGATAGCAGCTATGGACtaggccacaacagccgaggctTGGTGCGAGGAGTTGACTGCCCCTATCAGGCCACGATGGTGGACATCCACATACTAATGGGCAAAGGgacagcccagctgctcccaggagCTGTGTGTATATTTGAGGAGGCCCAGGGACTACCACTTCGAAGGCACCACAATTATATTGGGAGTCATTTCTATGGTGGTTTGGCCAGCTCGGCTCTTGTGGTGAGGTCTGTGTCAACTGTAGGCAACTATGATTACATTTGGGACTTTGTATTGTACCCAAATGGGGCACTCGAGGGGCGGGTCCATGCCACGGGCTACATCAACACAGCCTTCCTCAGCGGGGGAGCCGAGAGCCTCCTCTTTGGGAACCGTGTGGGGGAGCGCGTGTTGGGGGCAGTGCACACCCACGCCTTCCACTTCAAGCTGGACCTGGATGTCGCAG GGCTGAAAAACTGGGTGCTAGCTGAAGACGTGGTGTTTAAGCCTGTGgcagctccctggagccctgaGTACCAGCTGCAGCGCCCACAGCTGACGCGGCAGGTCCTGGGAAGGGAGGACCTGGCGGCTTTTTCCTGGGGAAGCCCCCTTCCCCGCTACCTGTACCTGGCTAGCAACCAGACTAATGCCTGGGGTCACCAGCGGGGGTACCGAATCCAGATCCACAGCCCCCTCGGCATACACGTGCCCCTGGAGAGTGCCATGGAGAGGGCCCTCAGctgggggag ATACCAGCTTGCGGTGACccgaaggaaggaggaggagcctTGGAGCAGCAGCATCTATCACCAGAATGACATCTGGACGCCCACCGTGGCTTTCGCCGACTTCATCGACAACGAGACCCTCTTAGGAGAG GATCTGGTGGCTTGGGTGACAGCCAGCTTCCTGCATATTCCCCACGCGGAGGATGTCCCCAACACCGTGACCGTGGGGAACGGGGTGGGCTTCTTGCTCCGACCCTATAACTTCTTCGATGAGGACCCCTCGATCTTCTCCCCCAGCAGTGTATTCTTTGAGAGGGGCCAGGATGCCGGGCTTTGCCGTGTCAACCTGGCAGCCTGCGCCCCGCACCGGGCGGCCTGTGCCCCAGACTTGCCCACCTTCTCTTACCGCGGCTTCTAG